In Leifsonia sp. AK011, the genomic stretch AGAGCTCAGCCTCGGCCGCACCATCCGTGTAGTCGAAAGCAGCGCGAGGAGTGCGTCGCTTCGCCACCAGACGCAGGTCATGGATTGTGAGCGCAGACTCGAGCCGACGTGTGCGCGCGCTCAACGTCGGGCGCTTGAACTTCATCAGTTCGAACAACGTGCGCGGATTCGGAAACTGTCGAGCGGTCATCCGGTCACGTTAGCGGACGCCATGCGGAACTACGGAGCAGGCGTGGCGTCCGGGTCGCTGTCCACATCGGTCGACGTCTCCTCGTCGACCGCCGGAGCCTCGAAGCCGCACTGGTCGATCTCCTGGTCCACCTGGAGCGTCAAGCGCTCCTTGCCTGCGGCGTGAGCATCGGCCACAGTGCCCGAGTAGATCGTGTTGTCCTGCGACTCGAGGTTGACGGCCGAAGCACCCTCACAGAGGTGGAACACCTTGCCGGACTTCGTCCAGAAGACGAGGTTCTGGCCTGTGATCTCCACCACCTGGTTGGTCTCGGCGTCGTACTGCTCGGTAGACGGCGGATTGATCGACGTCCCCAGGAAGCCCGCAACGAGCAGAAGGACAATCGCGATGCCGCCCGCGACACCCTTCTGCGAGCCGCTCATGTCCTTGTTGAGGAAGATCAGGATGATCAGCGGAAGGAACGCGACGACTGTGATGATCGCGCCCAGCTGGTTCTGGATGAAGAAGCGGGTCGTGTTCTCACGGGATGCCGGGTCCAGACGATTCGCCTGCTTCCACAGCAACGAACCACCGATCGCGAGCCCGGCGATCACGACGAGTCCTCCGATGAGCAGCCACATGTTCGGTGGGGACTGGCGCAGCACCCAGAAGATCTCAAACGCCTCACCGCCGATGGCGAGCGCCCAGAGCACGATCGCGATGATCCGGAAGGTCAGGGCCTTGCTCTTCGCCTCGGGGGTGGGCTTCCACCCCGACGCGGTCTCGGCCCGCGCCTCCGGCGTCGACTCGACCCGGACAACCTTCTTCGTCGGCTTCTTGCGCTCGGCCACGCGTGCTCCTTCGTCGGGGAATTGAGATCAGGATAGCGGTGCGGGCGCCTGGGGGTGAGGGTAGCAGGTTGGGGGGGGTGCAGGTGGGGTGGGGTGGGCTGGGCGCTGGTTGTCGCCGACCTTTGGTCGGCGGGCTAGGTTGAGGTAGGCGCTGGTAGTCGCCGACCGGTGGTCGGCGACCGAATGGTTTCTAGGGAGAATCCCCGCTTTGCCGCCGCCAGACGGCTTCGCCGCCCGGCGGACTGCGGCGCGTGGGCCCAGTTCGATTCGCTGCACTTGATAAACGAAGAAGACCCCACCGATGGTGGGGTCTTCTTCGTTTGTGGAGCCTAGGAGAATCGAACTCCTGACCTCCTGCTTGCAAAGCAGGCGCTCTACCAATTGAGCTAAGGCCCCGTGTTGGCTGGTACGCCGGCGCCTCTCCGGCGTACGTGGGGTTGGCCCGGCCGCGCGCGAGCGCCCGGCCCAACCGGCTTCCACCCGAATTAGCGAGGGGGTCGCGCATTCCAGCATTTAGTTGTGAGGGGAGGAATCTCTTGTGGAGATTCCAGTGGGGGTACCAGGACTTGAACCTGGGACCTCTTCATTATCAGTGAAGCGCTCTAACCGCCTGAGCTATACCCCCGGAAAGGCAGATACGAGAGTATCGCACCCGCCCGGTTTCCTCTAATCGGACCGTAGATCTCGATACGATCGCGCGGCAGGCGCGATCACTCGATCTGATCCGGTGCCGAGCTGCGCTCGGCCCACGGATCAGTTGTTCGTGAAGCCCACCAGCAGTCCACCGGTGATACGAACACTGAAGTTGTACAGAAGTGCCGCGATCGCACCGAGCGCAGTGCCAACGACAGTGTTGAGTAGGGCGACGACGATCGCGAACAGGGCGACCTGGCCGAGCGAGAAGTCTGATGCGATGTCGAACTCCGGGTTGCCCAGGATGTCCTTCATGATGTCGTTCAACGAACCGAAGATGCCGGTCGAGTTCAGCACGATCCACAGCAGGATTGTGGCCACGACGAGGATGATGCCGAGGCACACCGCGACGAGGAACGAGAACTTCACTGCCGACCAGAAGTCGATGTACACGAGCTTGAGGCGCACCTGCTTGGTGGCCACCGTGCGCTGCGACTTGCGTTGCAGCTTCTCCGCGACACTACTCATCTACTGATTCGTCCTTCCCAGTGGCTTCGGCTGCCGGGCCAGTTTCGGCACCGTCATCCGCGTCCTGATTGTCCAGATTCCGCTCACTATTGCGAGCAATCGCGATGATTCTGTCTTCGTCGGCGAATCGAGCGAACACGACGCCCATGGTGTCACGGCCCTTGGCCGGAACCTCAGCGACAGACGAGCGTACCACCTTGCCACTGGCAAGAACCACAAGGACCTCGTCCTCCTCGCCCACGATCAGGGCACCGGCGAGGTCACCGCGGTCGTCGTTGAGCTTGGCGACCTTGATGCCGAGACCACCCCGACCCTGTACCCGGTACTGGTCGGCGGCGGTCCGCTTGGCGTAGCCACCCTCGGTCACGACGAACACGTAGCCCTCGTCGCTGACGACGGATGCCGCGAGCAGAGCATCGCCCGCCCTGAAGTCCATCCCCTTCACGCCGCTGGTGCTCCGGCCCATCGGACGCATCGCGGAATCGGTCGCCGTGAACCGGATGGACATACCCTTGCGCGACACGAGCAGCACGTCCTGGTCCTCGTCGACGAGCATCGCCGAGACCAGCTCGTCCTCCTCGCGGAGGTTGATCGCAATGATGCCGCCCGAGCGGTTGGTGTCGTATTCGGCGAGCGCGGTCTTCTTCACCAGGCCACCACGGGTCGCGAGTACGAGGTACTTCGCCGCCTCGTAGTCGCGGATGTCGAGGATCTGCGCGATCTCCTCCCCCGGCTGCAGCGCCAGGAGATTCGCGACGTGCTGGCCCTTCGCGTCTCGGCCAGCCTCCTGCACCTCGTAGGTCTTCGCGCGGTAGACCCGGCCCGTGTTGGTGAAGAACAGCAGCCAGTGGTGCGTCGTCGTCACGAAGAACTGCTCGACCACGTCATCCGCTCGCAGCTGGGCTCCGCGCACACCCTTACCGCCGCGGTGCTGGCTGCGGTAGTTGTCGCTGCGCGTGCGCTTGATGTAGCCACCGCGGGTGACGGTGACAACCATCTCCTCCTCGGGGATGAGGTCCTCGACGCTCATGTCGCCGTCGAACCCGAACAGGATCTCCGTGCGACGGTCATCGCCGAAGCGGTCGACGATCTCCTGCAGCTCCTCCATCACGATGCGACGCTGCTCGGCAGGCGTCTCGATGATGTGGTGGTACGTCGCAATGAGACGCTCGAGCTCGGCGTGCTCGTCGACGATCTTCTGGCGTTCGAGTGCGGCGAGCCGGCGCAGCTGCATCTCGAGGATGGCGCGTGCCTGCAGCTCGTCGATCGTCAGCAGTTCCATCAGTCCGTCGCGGGCCGCCTCTGCGTCGGCGCTGCGGCGGATGAGCGCGATGACCTCGTCGAGCGCGTCGAGCGCCTTGAGATAGGCGACGAGGATGTGCATCCGCTCCTCCGCCTTGCGCAGACGGAACCGGGTACGGCGCACGATGACGTCGAGCTGGTGGTCGATCCAGTGGCCGATGAATCCGTCCAGCGCGAGGGTGCGCGGGATGCCATCGACGATCGCGAGCATGTTGGCACCGAAGTTGTCCTGCAACTGCGTGTGCTTGTAAAGGTTGTTGAGTACAACCTTCGCGACGGCGTCGCGCTTGAGCACGACCACGAGTCGCTGGCCGGTGCGGCCGGAGGTCTCATCACGAATGTCCGCGATGCCACCGACCTTGCCCTCCTTCACGAGCTCGGCGATCTTGAGCGCGAGGTTGTCGGGGTTGACCTGGTACGGCAGCTCGGTGATCACGAGACACGTGCGACCCTGGAGTTCCTCGACGGTCACGACGGCGCGCATCGTGATCGAGCCACGACCCGTGCGGTAGGCGTCCTGGATCCCCTTGACTCCGAGGATCTGCGCGCCGGTCGGGAAGTCCGGGCCCTTGA encodes the following:
- a CDS encoding DUF3566 domain-containing protein, yielding MSSVAEKLQRKSQRTVATKQVRLKLVYIDFWSAVKFSFLVAVCLGIILVVATILLWIVLNSTGIFGSLNDIMKDILGNPEFDIASDFSLGQVALFAIVVALLNTVVGTALGAIAALLYNFSVRITGGLLVGFTNN
- the gyrA gene encoding DNA gyrase subunit A; the encoded protein is MADEETPVEPTFENAPVDDRHDKIDQVDLQLEMQRSYLDYAMSVIVGRALPRVEDGLKPVHRRVIYAMYDGGYRPDKGFSKCTRVIGEVMGQFHPHGDSSVYDALVRLVQPWSLRYPLALGQGNFGSAGNDGAAAHRYTETKMAPLAMEMVRDIDEETVDFQDNYDGRTQEPVVLPSRFPNLLVNGSVGIAVGMATNIPPHNLREVAAGALWALENPDASREELLEALIQRIKGPDFPTGAQILGVKGIQDAYRTGRGSITMRAVVTVEELQGRTCLVITELPYQVNPDNLALKIAELVKEGKVGGIADIRDETSGRTGQRLVVVLKRDAVAKVVLNNLYKHTQLQDNFGANMLAIVDGIPRTLALDGFIGHWIDHQLDVIVRRTRFRLRKAEERMHILVAYLKALDALDEVIALIRRSADAEAARDGLMELLTIDELQARAILEMQLRRLAALERQKIVDEHAELERLIATYHHIIETPAEQRRIVMEELQEIVDRFGDDRRTEILFGFDGDMSVEDLIPEEEMVVTVTRGGYIKRTRSDNYRSQHRGGKGVRGAQLRADDVVEQFFVTTTHHWLLFFTNTGRVYRAKTYEVQEAGRDAKGQHVANLLALQPGEEIAQILDIRDYEAAKYLVLATRGGLVKKTALAEYDTNRSGGIIAINLREEDELVSAMLVDEDQDVLLVSRKGMSIRFTATDSAMRPMGRSTSGVKGMDFRAGDALLAASVVSDEGYVFVVTEGGYAKRTAADQYRVQGRGGLGIKVAKLNDDRGDLAGALIVGEEDEVLVVLASGKVVRSSVAEVPAKGRDTMGVVFARFADEDRIIAIARNSERNLDNQDADDGAETGPAAEATGKDESVDE